ACGAGActgttcttctctttctcagGACAGATTCTGGAACTTGAGGAGTCGGAGTCACCCGTATTGTTGCTCAAGTTGAATAGAGCATTTATGCCTGATGGGCCTGTTAGTAAACTAAACGTAATCGACAGTCTTGAGCAGGGTGATGTTAGACCATCAAGTTCTGTTGAGTGGATAGCATTTGAAGCAGTCACCGAGAGTGTGGATACAACTgaggaagacgatgaagaggaaattgaagaagtcGAATCATtcagtgatgatgataagaGCGGTGGCGAAGAGACAAACAATGAGACTGGCAAtagtgatggtgaagagaaAGACGAATCTGATGGTAGCTCTGATTCTAAGGATCCCTTGATGGCAAATCTCATATCAGCCACCTCTAATTTGAGCATTTCTTCCAAGGAAGCAAGATCTCCACCGTCTCTATCCCTGCTAGAGTATTTGATTCGGTTAGCAGCATTACAAACTAATGATCAGGTCTCAATGTATGACTCTCCTGACGAACGAATTGCTCTTTATTTGAGAGAGGAAAAGGGTCGTCGATCTGAACCCAATGATGCGGCCAATGCGTCATTCAACTCTAATCTGGATTCTCCTAGAAGTGTTTTGTCGATTTCTCCCATCATATCGCCAAGCACTAGGACCCGTGCTATGACCAGATCACCCAGTGCGAATCGTCCACTTTATGCATCTCCTTTGGCCCACTCCACTAGTGGCCGTCCCAAGTCGCGAGTCCAACATCTCAGTAGTGCCTTAGCACAGTCTCCATTAATTCAAGGCACTCCAAAGTCATCGAGAGCTTCAAGATCTAACTCAGGGTCTCCCAACAACCTAACTCCGTGGGAAAAGGACCGACTTGTAAACCGGTCAGCTCACGTTAGACGGGTTGTGAACAACTCTTCCGCCATCTTTGCCAGTCCTTTCCGCAACAAGCCAAGATTGCAACGGTCGGAGCAGAACCTAGAAAGTCCTGTTCGTCGCCGACCAaactaaaagaaaaacaaaacaaactaGGCGTCTAGTTgatctatttatttcatcAATACCAGCTCAATTATAGTGAGAATATTCCCTGCTACACTTTCAGAAAGTAATCTATACCttgccggaggcatgggTTTAACATTTTATTATGAGAGAATTTATTACTATTTGTCATCACACGACTTACTCAGCGAAATAATTCCACATATCAGGTAGTGACCGACCAGTAATGGATTCGGTAGCAGTAGCTTTCTGGTGTGATTGTGCCGTCACTTCAGTAGAAGGGGGGCGCTCAACATTATCGACATAACCACCATCTTCATAATTGCGAGGAAGGAACGAGTTGTACAGATATGCATTTGTTTGGGGTGTTGCATCATCGAAGGTAGATGATAGACCACTCTCAGAGGGAAGAGCTACCGATCGAACAGAAGCCTCGCTAACAGCAGGCCAGTCGAAACCTTCGTCAGGTTCAGTTGTTCCCAGTATATCTAGCCATAATTGAGTGTTGGTCTTTTTAACTGCCGCATCGTTAACATCCACTGCCGCGTTTTTTCCCATTGAGCTTTCATTGATTCCGACGGTGTCTGATCCGCTGTATATAACACCGCTAGTTCGTTCTAAATAGCCAGCTATCGATTTGTCAAGCTCTACTTTTTGTTGTGAGGGTTCAACGCTGTCCAAAATAGTCTGGCTCATAGGGAACCTCGAGGAGACATCACCAGAGGGAATTTCATTAGCCATGTTATGGCTGACATTTCCATTAACACTGCCTGCAACACTGCTATTGGCACTTCCAGTATGCTGAGGAGACATTGAGAGTGAGCCAGAAGATGGCTGTGAATAATTGTTAGCAGTTATGGTAGCAGTCGCGGTCAGAGCCAACCAGGGCTCGTCATCAGCATAAGCGTCGCTATCGCTCTGTGGGATATGAGAAGCGATAGCCCTTTCAAAGAAATTCTCAGTACTATCGACTTGACTTGAGGCATAGTCGTTGACGAGACCACCAACAGGACTACTCTCGCTGCGGTTTCCACCCTTCGGTAGACTGTTGcttcgatttcttgatcCGTCGCCCGTACTCGTCAAAGATGCTAGATTTAAAGGATGTGCCAATGATATAAAACTTGCCGTGTTCGAGTTAATGGGAGATGGTGATGCATATGAAGATGATTGGCTATAATAAGGGCTGTTATCATAATTTGTAGTCAGTTGCGGCAGGTTATGGCCCGCACTACGAgctaaagaagaagcagacaGTTGGGAGTCTGTTATAGGAACAAACAATGGAGGCGCCGAAGTAGATGAACCCATGGATGAGATAGATGCAAGTGAAACATGAGAATCATTGTGTCGGATACCTATCgcaacagctgctgccgtgGTGCTATTATCATTTATAGGCGGCGTCGTTCCTTTTGAGCTGCGTCTCGATGAAGTAGATACTGACCTTgctcttttgttttttaaaCATGTGCATTGAGAAGGGTCAATGTTACAAGGACATGTAGGAGCATGAGCGTGGGACTTTCCTGCTCCGCTACCTGCACCGCATAAACATTTCGTATGCAGGGCCCTTGCTTTTCGAGCTTCCCTGCAGTGTGAACATTGACTTGTTGGACGACCTTTCGGTTTAATAGGTATCAGTTGCACATCCGTGTGGTTACAAGTAGATACACGGTGTCCACGAATACACCTTTCACAAGCATACTTAACACCGTCAATCAAAACCATTTTGAGCGTCTTGACTATATTGGAACTACCTGACCGAGGACCACCGTACAAGCGCGAGGTAGACGTCTAATTAATAGCCAGTAATGGGCGGCAGTCAGTGGGCTGTAAAATTTAAATAGTTTTTGAAGCGAGCCTTCAATAAGACTGACTGAATTACCAAATAGAGATATCAAATACGCTTCAAGAATTTTAAACCGTCTAGAGAGTCCTGTAAAAAATTATCCTTGAGACGATAACACCAATAGAAGGAAAAACAAAGATTGACCAGAATATATTTCCAGTTTATCAAACCCTAGAAGTGTCTTGATAAATTAGATAATCCAATGCAGAAAACGAGCACCCTTGGAAATGAGAGAAGAGCCAGCCTATGTACAACAAAAAatgacaagaaaaaatacAACCAACCACCAGAAATCAATATGGATATATGACGAATAAACCTGGGGCACTTAAAACTACAGTACACGTGCAAAAGTGCACTATAATGGCCCGTACAGGCAAGCCTTTCTACGCTTTACAGCGTGTGACGACCTTCGCTTAGGTGCGAATACTACCTAACGAATAGATCTAAGTAATAAAACTTCCCAATAAATGGTACGCAgggaaagaaaaaaaaaaaaaaaaaagaagggAAGGCATGGGAATCATTGTGCTTTTATTTGGTACATATATTGCGAGACGCTAATTTACAAGAAGGTTTGTGTGGTACTAAAAAGTATGTAGTAAGATACGTAATATTGCCGTGGGTATGATATGATACACTTGCTAGGTTGGGAGATTAGATGTGGGTTTGGATAGACTGCCAACACGAGGGGTAGGACTCCTGATTGggagtttatttttattctgaTGTTTCCCAAAAACTCCCAAAATTGATGTAGTGAGCGGTGTGGCTAGAGAGCGGCATCGATAGTCCAGCAGTGTTGTGGGCCGAGTTTTACGCTGCCTTAATTCAAATCTGGTACCTGTGCACTGGACCGCGGACTTTGCTTGGGACCAATGGAGTTGCAGCGGCAGTCCTTCATGGGCTCACCCAGGCGGAACCATCCCAATATAGCCTCTGGTCAGCATTACATTGCCAATTTGGTTGCAGCGGCAGACTATTGTTTCACCTGTAAACACGCCGTAATCAGGATAACGGCATCCTGCTGTAGGAAATGATgggcagcggcagcaatGCTGAAAAAGACTACCTCACATGAAGCAGCACGAGAAAAGCAGATGGGACACCACCACTAGCTACGGGAAGAACCTATCGCAGTATTGGGATCAAGAGCAGCATAAAAAGCAGGGGCAGCAATAGCACCATGTGAGGCAGGGACAGTAGACGCAGAGACAGTAGATGCAGCTAGGGAATCATTTGGTTGGGATTGTGGTGGGCAAATGCAGACTTTTCTGTCAAATTTGGGAAGGTGCTTTTGGGCACAAAtctaaataataatccaCTTCGCATTCGGGAAACTGTCGATTGGACGAAAAATATGCCAAAAAGTGGATGAGCCTTGAAcgataacaaaaaaaaattacatAGTAAATCTCGCTTGAAATTAACCGGCAGTCGATCGAGTTTAGCTTATAGCCCGGATATTGCAGTGGAATCTCGATTACCGTTAAATATGAcgttttattattttatatgtATCGAATTCAATTGCTTAGTGTACTAACGATGTATAAAATCCCCATTATAGTATGGCTTGGTACATTGGTAGGGTaagtctttttttttttttggctgcAGCTGGAACAACAAATCCTTCGTTCTGGCATGCTGGAGGGAGGGTAAACATCGTGTGACATCTTAATCTATTGAGAACTACCACATACCAACCACATATTTGTTCCCAAAAAAGATTGACCAAGGAACTCTATATACAACAAAGCCAAGGGCAACTACCAATAATGAAGTGAGCCTGTTTGTACTTGATATCTATCTACGTATTTAGTTACCTCGGTTTGTGTCTGTTTTTGACCGTCCATTTCATTGAAATATCTG
The Sugiyamaella lignohabitans strain CBS 10342 chromosome A, complete sequence genome window above contains:
- the YRB30 gene encoding Yrb30p (RanGTP-binding protein; inhibits RanGAP1 (Rna1p)-mediated GTP hydrolysis of RanGTP (Gsp1p); shares similarity to proteins in other fungi but not in higher eukaryotes; GO_component: GO:0005737 - cytoplasm [Evidence IEA,IEA]; GO_component: GO:0005737 - cytoplasm [Evidence IDA] [PMID 12578832]; GO_component: GO:0005634 - nucleus [Evidence IEA,IEA]; GO_component: GO:0005634 - nucleus [Evidence IMP,ISS] [PMID 12578832]; GO_function: GO:0005096 - GTPase activator activity [Evidence IEA]; GO_function: GO:0030695 - GTPase regulator activity [Evidence IDA,IPI] [PMID 12578832]; GO_process: GO:0008150 - biological_process [Evidence ND]; GO_process: GO:0043547 - positive regulation of GTPase activity [Evidence IEA]; GO_process: GO:0015031 - protein transport [Evidence IEA]; GO_process: GO:0006810 - transport [Evidence IEA]); this encodes MKTKIEIITPAIDLIESLTARGNSQLASTLDLTRKLRDDIISYEETIDKINDLIATTDQKKTAQQRQLAISQVQSSSKTLLTRIEDAIPLISLALTTSGANLSSALPDTVSPSRLLQAAKILYLADSQFEIGKNERQQVGPDFKVKLYTIFTSAIRDMKFKNHEITWKEEFTKCSVSLWRIKRGRASNTLENGLDAKYFYELLIEEDRDDGRYHSEDEGPIKRRTVDVSIVTRLFFSFSGQILELEESESPVLLLKLNRAFMPDGPVSKLNVIDSLEQGDVRPSSSVEWIAFEAVTESVDTTEEDDEEEIEEVESFSDDDKSGGEETNNETGNSDGEEKDESDGSSDSKDPLMANLISATSNLSISSKEARSPPSLSLLEYLIRLAALQTNDQVSMYDSPDERIALYLREEKGRRSEPNDAANASFNSNLDSPRSVLSISPIISPSTRTRAMTRSPSANRPLYASPLAHSTSGRPKSRVQHLSSALAQSPLIQGTPKSSRASRSNSGSPNNLTPWEKDRLVNRSAHVRRVVNNSSAIFASPFRNKPRLQRSEQNLESPVRRRPN
- the HAA1 gene encoding Haa1p (Transcriptional activator involved in adaptation to weak acid stress; activates transcription of TPO2, YRO2, and other genes encoding membrane stress proteins; HAA1 has a paralog, CUP2, that arose from the whole genome duplication; relocalizes from cytoplasm to nucleus upon DNA replication stress; GO_component: GO:0005737 - cytoplasm [Evidence IDA] [PMID 22842922]; GO_component: GO:0005634 - nucleus [Evidence IEA,IEA,IEA]; GO_component: GO:0005634 - nucleus [Evidence IDA] [PMID 11504737]; GO_function: GO:0003677 - DNA binding [Evidence IEA,IEA]; GO_function: GO:0005507 - copper ion binding [Evidence IEA]; GO_function: GO:0046872 - metal ion binding [Evidence IEA]; GO_function: GO:0000981 - sequence-specific DNA binding RNA polymerase II transcription factor activity [Evidence IDA] [PMID 21586585]; GO_function: GO:0003700 - sequence-specific DNA binding transcription factor activity [Evidence IEA]; GO_process: GO:0045944 - positive regulation of transcription from RNA polymerase II promoter [Evidence IDA,IMP] [PMID 11504737]; GO_process: GO:0036003 - positive regulation of transcription from RNA polymerase II promoter in response to stress [Evidence IMP] [PMID 16176797]; GO_process: GO:0036003 - positive regulation of transcription from RNA polymerase II promoter in response to stress [Evidence IMP] [PMID 16980434]; GO_process: GO:0006355 - regulation of transcription, DNA-templated [Evidence IEA,IEA]; GO_process: GO:0001101 - response to acid [Evidence IMP] [PMID 16176797]; GO_process: GO:0001101 - response to acid [Evidence IMP] [PMID 16980434]; GO_process: GO:0006351 - transcription, DNA-templated [Evidence IEA]), with amino-acid sequence MVLIDGVKYACERCIRGHRVSTCNHTDVQLIPIKPKGRPTSQCSHCREARKARALHTKCLCGAGSGAGKSHAHAPTCPCNIDPSQCTCLKNKRARSVSTSSRRSSKGTTPPINDNSTTAAAVAIGIRHNDSHVSLASISSMGSSTSAPPLFVPITDSQLSASSLARSAGHNLPQLTTNYDNSPYYSQSSSYASPSPINSNTASFISLAHPLNLASLTSTGDGSRNRSNSLPKGGNRSESSPVGGLVNDYASSQVDSTENFFERAIASHIPQSDSDAYADDEPWLALTATATITANNYSQPSSGSLSMSPQHTGSANSSVAGSVNGNVSHNMANEIPSGDVSSRFPMSQTILDSVEPSQQKVELDKSIAGYLERTSGVIYSGSDTVGINESSMGKNAAVDVNDAAVKKTNTQLWLDILGTTEPDEGFDWPAVSEASVRSVALPSESGLSSTFDDATPQTNAYLYNSFLPRNYEDGGYVDNVERPPSTEVTAQSHQKATATESITGRSLPDMWNYFAE